One stretch of Rosistilla oblonga DNA includes these proteins:
- a CDS encoding response regulator, whose protein sequence is MTSKQILVAEDDPVFRRVIVFALKQVGFTVDSVSDGEQAQHQLHAGEYDMLITDHQMPLCSGLDLIQRLRESPRFVHLPVVLCTARGLELDKDHLQNRLQLAGIMHKPFSPRLLAERVRTLLATHEAQLLTTNNTIV, encoded by the coding sequence ATGACTTCAAAACAGATTCTTGTTGCTGAAGACGATCCCGTTTTTCGAAGGGTGATCGTGTTCGCCCTCAAACAAGTAGGGTTCACAGTCGACTCGGTAAGCGATGGGGAACAAGCCCAACATCAGCTGCACGCTGGCGAGTACGACATGCTGATCACCGACCACCAAATGCCTCTGTGCAGCGGGCTGGATCTGATCCAACGCCTCCGCGAATCCCCCCGATTCGTCCACCTTCCCGTCGTGCTCTGCACTGCCCGAGGGCTAGAACTGGACAAAGATCATCTGCAGAACCGACTGCAACTGGCAGGAATTATGCACAAACCGTTCAGCCCGCGACTGCTGGCCGAAAGAGTCCGCACGCTGCTCGCGACGCACGAAGCCCAGCTACTGACGACCAACAACACCATCGTCTAA